The genomic segment GCTGTTGAGGGTCTTGTTAAATTAATCGAATCCGGCTTTACAGAGTAATTTTTCAAACATAGCCGCTGAAGGCAACCAATTTACTTCAGTGCGTACATTTTATATTAGCAATAGCAACAATTGCGCTGTCATCGTTTTGGCAGCGCTATTTTTTTCTAGGGAGGGCGACAGGATGAACAATGACAGGCTTCCGTACCTTCGAAATAAAGTGAAAAAGCTGCCGCTGGACCCCGGCTGCTATATCATGAAAGACAAAAGCGGTACCATCATATATATTGGTAAGGCAAAGGCGCTCAAAAACAGAGTATCCAGCTACTTTCGCAGTGTAGAAAAACACACAGATAAAGTGTATAAAATGGTTGAATCGGTATATGATTTTGAGTATATCGTCACAGCCAGCGAGTTTGAAGCCCTTGTGTTGGAATGCAGCCTTATCAAAGAATATACGCCAAAGTACAATATTTTGCTCAAGGATGACAAGGGTTACTTTTATGTTAAAATTTCCGCTCCTCCGTGGGGCAGAATTACGGCAGAAAAGCAAAAATTGGATGATGGAGCAATTTATTTAGGGCCGTATACTTCTTCGTTTGTGGTAAGCCAGACGGTGGATGAAACCAATAAAATTTTTATGCTGCCAACCTGTAACCGCAAATTCCCGAATGAATTCGGCAAAGGCAGGCCTTGCCTGAATTTTCACATCAAACAGTGTATGGGTGTTTGCCGGGGCAAAATTACGGAAAAAGAGTATCAACAGGTGATTGACTCGGCAGTAGAGTTTATTAAAAACGGCAGTACGCAGGCAATTGATAAGCTAACCGATGAAATGATGGTTGCAAGCGAGAATATGGAGTTTGAGAAAGCTGCTAAGCTGCGCGACCGCATCAATGCCATCAATCGTATTACCGAACATCAGAAGGTCATCTATACCAAAGCCGATAATCAGGATATCATCGGGTTTGCGCAGTTGGATAAGCTCACCTGTGCCGCAGTGCTGAAATTTCGCAACCAACGCTTGGTGGATAAGGATGACTATATTTTCACTGATGCCGGTGAATTGAAGCAGTTCCGCGGTGAATTTATCACAAACTATTACAGTTCGCATACAGACCGCCCAAAAATAGTATCTGTAGACGGCGAATTTGACGATATGCCCATCATCGAACAGTATCTTACACAGCAAGCGGGGCATAAAGTTACCCTGCACATACCCAAACGCAGCGAGGGCTATCAGCTAACCCAGATGGCGCGCAACAATGCCGCACAGCGCCTGTCGCACGAAACAGAAAGAACAGGCAAAGAAGTTGCCGCATTGGATGAGCTCGCACGTCTGCTGGGGCTGAAATCGGCACCTGTTTACATCGAGGCATACGACATTTCGAATATTGGTTCCGATACCATGGTGGCGGGGATGGTGGTTTTTGAGAACGCCCGTCCAAAAAAAGAAGCATATAAAAAATTTTCTATTAAGTCTCAGTTTACTCCGGACGATTATGCATGTATGCGTGAGGTAATCACCCGCCGCTTCAACCGTTATTTTGAAGAGCAAGAAACGGGCAGAGGTTTTGGTAAAAAACCCGATTTGATTCTGCTTGATGGCGGCAAGGGGCATGTGGGTGTCATCCGTCCGTTGCTTAGCAAAATGGGGTTGGGCGACATTCCTGTCTTTGGTATGGTAAAGGATGATAAGCATAAAACGCGTGCCATTGCTGAGGATGGCGGCGAGATTGCAATCAATTCTAACCGCACAGCATTTACTCTTGTTACAAAAATACAAGATGAAGTACACCGTTTTTCCATCACTTATTCACGCAGCAAACATAAGGCAACTGCATTCGAACTGAGTCTCACCAAGGTGGATGGTATTGGCGAGAACAGGGCAAGAGCGTTGTTCAAGCACTTTAAAACGGTAAAAGCGATGAAATCTGCCACTTGTGAAGAGCTTGCCGAAGCACCTTCTATGACGGTTAACACTGCAACAAATCTTTACAATTTTCTCCATGAAAATAGTTAATTTTTACCAATTAGCATATTTGCAGTTGACAGCTTATCAAAATTAACCGATAATATTACGTGTACACTTTACTGTAAAAATAATAGTTTTGGATTGAAAGCGGCTTGGGTCTGCTTAAAGGAGTTACAAAAATGAGAGTGATTACAGGTACGGCCCGCGGACGAAAACTCGTCACCCCGGAAGGACTGGACACGCGGCCTACAGCTGATAAGGTAAAAGAATCGATTTTTTCAATTATACAATTTGATATTCCGGGTGCAAATGTGCTCGATTTGTTTGCCGGTTCCGGTCAGATGGGGATTGAAGCACTTTCGAGAGGTGCCGAAGGCGCAACGTTTGTAGACAGTGCAAAACTTTCCATTACTGCGGTTAAGCAGAATCTCGATGCCACAGGGTTTATCGGTAAAGCAAAAGTTTACCCCATGGAAGCAAAAACATATTTACTAAGTGCTGCCGATCGCTATGATATTGCTTTTTTAGATCCGCCTTACCATCTCGGGCTGGTGGCAGCTGTTTTACCTGGTGTGGCTAAGCTGATGCGTGAGAACAGCATTATTGTGTGTGAAACGCAAGCAGACGAAAAATTGCCGGAATCCGTGGAGAACTTTACCTTGCGCAAAACCTATCGTTATGGCAGAATACTGGTACATGTTTACAAAAACGAGGGGGACGTTGATTAATGCGAATTGCAGTTTGCCCCGGCAGCTTTGACCCGGTTACAAAGGGACACCTAGACATTATTCACAGGGCATCCAAGCTGTTCGATAAAATCATTGTGGTTGTAGTTATCAACCCAGACAAACACCCTAGCTTTTCGGCTGAAGAGCGAATGGACATGATACGCCGTGCAACTACCGATATCCCAAATATGGAGGTAGATAATTTCTCAGGGTTGCTGATGGATTATGTACGAGATAAAGGTGCGGTTGCGATTGTAAAAGGTTTGCGCGCAGTAACCGATTTTGAATATGAGTTTCAGATGGCACTAATTAATAAAAAGCTTAATCCGCAAGCGGATACTTTGTTTTTAACCACTGCTACCGAGAATATGTATCTTAGTTCCAGTATTGTAAAGCAAATCGCTTCATTTGGCGGCGATATCACCGATTTTGTACCCGGAGTAATTGTTACAGAAGTAAAGGATAGGCTGTGCCGCTCGATCTAAAACACCTTAGAATCAAGGAGGTTTTAATATGAATGTGGAAGAAATTCTGGATATGCTGGATGAAATGATTGACCGTGCCTGGAATTTGCCAATGACAGGCGGACGATGTGTTTTGGATGCAGATAAAGTGCGGGACTTGCTTGATGATATTCGCGCAAATATGCCTCCTGAAATTTCTCATGCAAAAAAAATAGTAGCTGACCGAGGCGAAATTATTGCAGAGGCAAAACGTGAGGCAGAAGCGATTGTGCGCCGTGCTGAAGAGCGTGCAAAATCTCTTGTTGCACAAGAAGAAATTATGCGCCAATCACATCAAAGAGCACAAGAAATGATAACGCAGGCACAGATGAAATCGCGCGAGATGCGTCAAGTGGCACAGGAGTTCGCCGACAAAATGCTTAAAACCACCGAAGATGGACTTGCTAAGTCGCTGATGGAAGTAAAAAGTACGCGTCAGGCTTTGCGTAATACAAAAAAATAACTCGGTTCTTATTAAATATTTCGAAATTATGAGACGGCTTGTATGCCGTCTCTTTTTTATTTTGTATGACGTTGTCGATTGAAATGAAGAAATCTTTGGTTTTTATAGCTGTTTGTGCATGTTTTGTTAAAAGCTGTTGGAATCCGCATCAAATGCCGAAAAAAGGGGTTGAAAAAGAAAATATAATCATTGCATTTATGAAAAAATATCGTTATAATAAAACTATGGTGGTGCAAAGTGGGGCGAAGTGGTTTATAAACCCTCAAAGTGAAAGGCAGGTGGCGGAAAATGCTAATCGGCGAATATGCTCACAGCTTAGATGCGAAGGGCCGCGTCAATTTTCCTGCCAAAATGCGCGAACACTTGGGGGAACACTTTATTCTTACCAAAGGCCTTGACGGCTGCCTGTTTGTTTATGCAATGGATGAATGGGGAAGACTGGAAGAGAAGATTAAAGCGCTGCCCATGAGCAAAGCAAGAACGTTGCAGCGTTTTTTATTCTCGGGTGCTGTCGATGTTGAACTTGATAAACAAGGCAGAATTGTGATACCGCCTAATCTGCGCGATTATGCCGAGCTGAGCAAAGAGGTTATGATTATTGGTGCCTCTGTGCGAGCTGAGATTTGGGACAAAGAAAAATGGCAGAAGAGCTGCGAGGAGCTGACCCCCGAAATGGTCGAACAGGCTATGGAGGAATTGGGTTTCTGATTGGAAAGGATTGACTATGGAGTTTCATCATATTTCGGTCATGCTAAACGAATGCATCGAGGCATTGAACATTAAACCCGATGGCATTTATGTTGACGGTACGGCGGGCGGTGCAGGGCACTCCTCACACATAGCGGCAAAGCTTACCACCGGCAGATTGCTCGCATTAGATAAAGACCCCGATGCAGTCAGAACAGCAACCGAACGCCTTGCTGAATACTCTTGTGCTCAGGTAGTGCAAAGCGATTTTGCACAGCTGCCGCAGGTTCTCGATTCTCTCGGAATTGATAAAGTCGATGGGATTCTGCTGGATTTGGGAGTTTCGTCGCACCAATTGGATACCGCCGAGCGTGGGTTCTCTTACTTACAGGATGCAAAGCTCGATATGCGTATGAGTCAAAGCGGCGTTAGCGCCTATGATATTGTCAACACCTATTCCGCAGATGACTTGGCGCGGATTTTACGCGAGTTTGGTGAAGAAAAGTTTGCTTGGAAAATTGCACAGAACATTGTAAAAGACAGAGAAAAAGCACCGGTAGAAACAACGTTGCAGCTACTGGAGATTATCAAAAAATCGGTACCTGCTGCCGTTAAGCGCGAGGGAAACCCCGGAAAAAAAACATTTCAGGCAATCCGCATAGCGGTAAATGGAGAACTTGAAAGCTTATCTACCGCGCTAGACACCGCATTTGACCGTTTAAATACAGGCGGGCGTTTCGCCGTTATTACCTTTCATTCGTTAGAAGACCGGATGGTAAAACAAAAATTTGCGGCGTACACCAAAGGGTGCATCTGTCCGCCGGATTTCCCTATATGTGTTTGCGGCAGAACGCCAAAAGGCAAGCTCACACCGCGCAAACCCATTGAGCCTACTGCCCAAGAATTAGAAGTAAACCGTCGCAGCAGAAGTGCAAGGTTAAGAGTTATTGAAAAATTGTAATTAAAATAAATAAATAAAAAAAGATGTTAAACTGTTTTTAAATAAAGGGAGGACGAACAAAATGGCTGTATCACAAAACAATACCTCGGCATATGATCTTTCGCTGTTTGAAGAACGCAAAGAACGGCGTACAATCAAAGTCATTAAAAACAACAATCCAACACCCAGCCTTTTGTTCGGCTTATCCCCCGCAACAGTGCTGTTTACTGCAATTATTGTTGTTGCAATTACTTCACTGTTTATTTATAACAATGTGGTACTTACCGAAATTGGTGCACAAATTAACTCCGTTGCGGCTGAAGCCGCCGATTTGGAAAGCGAGCATGTGCGGCTACAGGCCTCGCTTGAAAATAAATTGTCTGTTAAAAATATTGAAACAAGCGCTGAAAATTCTATGGGGCTTGTTAAGATGGACAGAAGTCAGATCGAATACATTAATTTGGCACCAAATGACGTCGTTGAGGTAGCAGAGCAAGATTTGGCGAATGGGAACCTGGTAGAGAAGGTTATAGCCAAAATAAAGGAATACCTTAACAAGTAGGAAAATAAGTATGGAGTGGATCCTAAAAGAGTTAAGGATGTTATATTCTTGACTCTTTGCTTTTTTGCGGACAAAGTCCGCCATAGGTCGAGTAAAACAGACAGGATTCGACCACGGAAAGGGGATATGATATGGCGGTTACAGGACCAAGTTCAAAAATGAAGCGTCGGATGATGGTTTGTATGGCTATACTGTGCGTGGTAGGCACTTTGGGTTTGATTGTTCGTTTATTTACCTTGCAAGTGGTAGATGCAAAACAATACCAGCGCAATGCCGCAAAACAGCAGCTGCGTGAGGCAGATATCAGCCCCAAGCGCGGGACGATTTACGACCGCAATATGAAAACGCTTGCAAAAAGTGCCACAGCATGGACCGTTGTGTTATCCCCATCCGATATTCGCGATAAAAAAGATAAGGACGGCAAGATTGTACGTTCGGCTGACGAACTCCGCAATACCATAGCCGACGGTCTTTCTGAGATTTTAGAAGTAAACAAAGATAAGATTATCGAGAAATCCCACCGCAATACGTATTATGAAATTATTAAAACAAGGGTAGAACGCCCTGTTGCCGACGAGGTAATTGCATTTGCATCCGAAAACAACATTACATGCATCAGCCTAGAAGAAGACAACAAACGCTACTATCCTTACGGAAGTTTGGCATCTACTGTGCTTGGCTTTACAGGCAGTGAAAACCACGGTGCCTATGGGCTGGAAGCAAAATACGATGATGTGCTCAGCGGTACACCGGGGCGAGTAGTTTCGGCAAAGAATGCATGGGGTACCGATATGCCTTTTAAATACGAAAAGATGTATGATGCTACCGACGGTAACAGCATTGTACTTACCATTGATGAGAGCATTCAGCACTTTGTTGAAAAACATCTTGAAACCGCCGTGAAAGAACATAATGTCCAGGCGCGCGCTACTGCAATTGTAATAGATGTTAAAACCGGGGAAATTCTGGCTATGGCAACGAAAAACGATTTTGACCCCAATTCGCCCTATACAATAGGAGACATCAACATTGCAGCAAAACTGGAATTAGCAAAATCAGGCGACAAAGAAGCTGCAAAAGCGCTTTTGGATAAAGTTGAAAATGTGAATAAACGCAAAGAACTTGAAGCAATGATTAACAGCGGGGAGGATTTTTATAACGACCTGCTGCAACAGATGCAATACGACCAGTGGAGAAACAAAGCGATTTCAGACCCATATGAGCCGGGTTCGGTATTTAAGCTCATCACTGCTGCATCGGCTTTGGAGGAAGGTGCGGTTAACCCAAAAACGTTCTCTTACACGTGCAAGGGTTCGATACAAATTGCAAATAAGCGAATCAGCTGTTGGAAGACAGCCGGCCATGGTACGCAAGATTTTACCCATATTATGATGAACTCCTGCAACCCCGGCTTCATTACGGTTGGTCAAATGCTGGGTGTTGAAAAATTTGTAAAATATCGTCAAGCATTTGGTTTGCAGGATAAAACCAGCATCGACCTACCCGGCGAAGCGGGTAACGTAGGGTTATATCATGAAATCAGCTTAATGGGTACCAAATTGCCCAACGTTTATCTTGCATCCGAATCGTTTGGGCAAACCTTTAAGGTAACCCCCATTCAGCTGATTACAGCAATATCTGCAGTGGTAAACGGCGGTAATCTAATGCAGCCACACCTTGTAAAACAAATTATAGATTCTGACGGCAACATTATAAAAAACATAGAGCCTACGGTTAAACGTCAAGTAATTTCTGCCGAAACGAGCAATACTGTTGCTTTAATGGCAGAAAACGTTGTAACCAAAGGCTCGGGTAAAAATGCTTACATACCGGGTTACCGTGTAGGCGGAAAAACCGGTACTTCAGAGAAATTGGATAAAACAAACGAACAGGGTGCTGTTGATAAACGTATCTCGTCGTTTCTTGGTTTTGCACCGGCAAACGATCCGCAAGTTGCTTGCCTGCTGATGCTTGACGAACCATTTATGCATAACCCATATGGTTCGGTAATTGCAGCACCGGTGGTGGGTGCAATATTAAGCGAAACTCTGCCATACCTTGGTGTAGAGCCCCAGTATACCGATGAAGAACTTGCAAAAATTGATATTAAGGTCCCCGATGTTATAGGTAAAGGTACTATGGATGCACAGGGCAGTTTGCGCCCGATCGGGTTAAATTACGAAGTGATAGGGGAAGGTTCAACCGTTATTAAACAAACTCCGCGCGCAATGACTTCGGTACCCAAGGGCAGCAAAGTTTTGCTTTATACCGATACCGAAAGCCTAAGTAAACTTGCAACCGTGCCCAATGTAATTGGTATGACGGCGCAGCAGGCAAATGTAGCATTAACCGATGCAGGGCTGAACATTAAAATCTCCGGTGCTACCGAAGGCGTAAACACAGCAACAAAGCAAAGTGAATTAGCGGGTGCACAGGTAGAACCCGGTACGGTGATAAACGTCCAATTTATCAGCAAAGATACATCAGATTAAAGACAAATAAATAAAATATACCAGAACGAGTGAACAAGATTTGATAACAAGTAATTTGTACTTGCGGCAAAGCAAGCAATGCGTAAGCTTTGCCTTGGTGAAAGCGGGTGTATTCCCGCAGAGGGGGTAACGAAATGAAGCTTTATGAGCTTTTAAAAGAGATTGAATGTGAAAATAAAATAAAGGATTGTGAAATCTCTAAGGTTACCTGCGACAATCGCGAAGTGATACCGGCATCTGTTTTTGTATGTGTAAAAGGTTTAAAGTTTGACGGGCACACGGTGGCACAGCAGGCGTTGGACGCAGGTGCGGCAGCAGTGGTCTGCGAGCGCGACTTGGGATTGAAAGAGCAGATTTTGGTGCCCAATTCACGTGAAGCGTATGCAATTATGTGCGGCAACTTCTATGGCAATCCATCCCATCATATGAAGTTGATAGGCATTACAGGCACAAACGGCAAAACAACTATTACGTACCTGATAAAGCATGTACTTGAAAGTGCCGGCAAACACGTGGGGCTGATCGGCACCATCCACAACGAAATTGGTGATATGGATGTGCCTGCCACGCATACCACACCCGACCCGGCAGAGTTGCATGTTCTGTTTTCGCGTATGCTGAAAGCGGGCTGTGAGTATGTGGTAATGGAGGTATCTTCCCACGCCCTTGACCAACATCGTTTGGCAGGTTGCCGCTTTGCTGTAGGGGTGTTTACCAATCTTACGCAAGACCATCTGGATTACCACGGCACGATGGAGAATTACTACGAAGCCAAAAAACGATTATTCTCTATGTGCGAAACCGCAGTCATCAACATCGACGATTCTTACGGCAGACGGCTGTTGGATGAAATCAATTGCAAAACCCTTACCTTTTCTACCGACAGTGACAGCGCTGATTTTACAGCAAAAAACATCATCCCGTCGGCTACCCAAACACGTTTTGCTTTGGTAGGCGATAGCTTGATTGGCAGAGTAAAATTCTGCATGCCGGGCAAATACTCTATCTCTAATGCGTTAGCAGCAGGGGTTGCTTCTCTTGCGGCAGGTATTTCTTTTGATAATGCAATCATTGGGCTTAACAGCTGTACGGGCGTTGTTGGCAGAACAGAAGTTTTGGATACCCATACCGATTTTACTGTTATACGCGATTACGCGCACACTCCCGATGGGCTGGAGAAAGTCATCTCTGCTGTTAAGGAGTTTGCAAAGGGGAGAGTAATCACGCTGTTTGGCTGTGCGGGCAACCGAGACCGTACCAAACGCCCCAAAATGGCAGAGATTGTATCACGGCTATCCGATTTTGTTATCCTCACATCCGATAACCCGCGCAATGAAGACCCGCTTCAAATCATTGACGATGCAAAACCGGGATTACTGGAACATGATACGCCGTACGAAATCTTCCCCGACCGTTATGAGGCAATTGAGTGGGCGCTCGATTTTGCCAAAGCAGGCGACATTCTTCTGCTTTGCGGCAAAGGGCACGAGGATTATCAGGTGCTGCATTTTGGTACCATCTGTTTTGATGAAAAAGAAATTGTTTTAAGACTGCTAAAAGAAAAGCAAAAGTAAAAACACCGGGAGGATACCCCAATGGATATAAAACTATCGCTTTCCGCAATTTGCGAGGTTGTATGCGCGGATAAAAAACTGTTCGGCGATGTCAATTACATTACAACCGATTCCCGCGATATTCGTCCGGGTTGTCTTTTTGTTGCACTGCGCGGCGAAAATTTTGACGGACACAATTTTATTGGCAATGCCTTGTTACAAGGGGCACAGTATGCAATTGCAGAGGTAAAAGGCGATTACCCAAAAGACAGGGTGCTTTATGTGGGCAGTACCGAAAAAGCTCTGCGCCGCATTGCTGCGCTGTATCGGGCACAGCTTACAACAAAAATTGTAGCGGTAACAGGCAGTGTCGGCAAAACTTCTACACGTGATATGACTGCGGCAGTTTTATCGGCAGGGTATAAAACGATTAAAACCGAGGGTAATCTCAACAATCAAATCGGTGTGCCCAAAACCGTACTTGGGATAGAAAGCACCCATCAGGCGGCTGTGGTGGAGATGGGAATGTCAGGGTTTGGCGAAATTGAAGAACTATCACTTTGTGCACGGCCAGATGCTGCCATCATCACGAACATCGGAGTATCTCATATTTTAAAACTTGGCAGCCGTGAGGGGATTTTTAGAGCCAAAACAGAAATTACAGCAGGCTTAAAAGCAGGTGCACCGCTTATTTTAAACGGCGACGATGATTTGCTTATTACTTACCGCAATTCCCGTTTCAATATTGTTTACTTTGGCATAGATAACCCCGCTTGCGAGGTACGTGCCCAAGATATTATAAGCAACGACCATACAACTAGTTTTACAATTATATACAACAGCAGAAGTATTCCCGCTGTAATCCCCACAATGGGGAGGCACAATGTGCTAAACGCTTTGGCGGGCTTTACAGCGGGCGTGCTTCTCGGTGTAGAGCCCGAATCGGCGGCGAAGGCTCTGGCAGAATTTGCTCCGACAGGTATGCGCCAAAAAATTGTAGACTGTGGCGGGATTACCATTGTGGAAGATTGCTACAATGCCAGCCCCGATTCCTTTGTAGCCGCACTGAATACCCTAAAGGACAGAAGTTGCACAGGCAGGCGGATTTTAGTAGCAGCCGATATGCTGGAACTGGGCGCGATTTCGAGCAAGGCGCATTACAACGTGGGTATTTTGGCGGGTAAGCTTGGCATAGATGCTGTATACGCATACGGCGAGATGTCGAAGCATACCATAATAGGAGCGGAAGACAGCGGTGTTTGTGATGCAAAATATTTCGATAGCAAACGTAAGCTGGCAAGTTATTTGATTGCCAACGCAAATAAAGGCGATATTTTATGGTTTAAAGCGAGCCGCGGCATGAAGCTTGAGGACGTTATTCAGACAGTATATGAGGAGCGTAGAAAATAACATGAATACATTCGTAATTATTCTTACGGCAGTGCTTGCATTTGCCATTACAGCAATTTTGGGCATTTGGTTTGTACCTTTTTTGCATAAGGTAAAATACGGTCAGCCCATTAACGATATTGGCCCTACATGGCATAAAAATAAACAGGGTACACCTACTATGGGGGGCATTCTGTTTATCATTGGTATTTTGGTTGCAGTAACAGTTGGTTATATCGTATACAATTTTCAAAGTGAAAATATCCTTGTGCATACCTACGAGATGAATGTTATTCGGCTTTTCTCGGGGCTTGTTATGGCTCTTGCATTTGGCTTTATGGGTTTTATAGACGATTACATTAAAGTAGTGCGCAAACGCAATTTGGGGCTTACCGCCCTGCAAAAAATTATCTTGCAAACACTTATTTCCGGGGCTTATTTGGCAACACTGTATGTAAAAGGCGATACCTCCACCATTATTGTTTTGCCATTCTTTGGTCAGCTTAATCTTGGTGTTTTATATTACCCTGTTATGATGCTGTTTATTATATTTATGGTAAATGCGGTCAATCTCACCGATGGCATCGACGGGCTTGCGGCATCGGTAACCTTTGTGGTTTCTGCTTGCTTTATGCTGATAGCAGGTATGCTTGCATTCAACGAAATGAACATTCTTGCAACCGCAGTTGCCGGTGCTATGATTGGTTACCTTGTTTGGAACTTTCACCCCGCAAAGGTGTTTATGGGTGATACCGGTTCCATGTTCCTCGGCGGCCTCGTAGTTGCCATGGGTTACGGTGTGGGGCTGCCTGCATTTCTCATCCCCATTGGCATAGTATATATTTGCGAGGCGGGCTCGGTAGTGCTGCAGGTGGCAAGCTTTAAACTTACCGGCAAGCGCATATTCAAAATGAGCCCTATCCACCATCATTTTGAAATGTCGGGCTTCAGCGAGGTGCGTATTGTTGCATTATTTTCGCTTGTTGCAGCAGTTGGATGCATTCTCTCCGTTTTGGCGGTGCAAAGACTGTAACTGTAAATAAAACATTACAGCTCTGCTCTCTTCTGTTAAACAGAGGGCAGAGCGTTGGCTGCCGAGCCTGTGTGGTGCACGGCTGACGATAGATAGAAAGGATGATATTGTGGGTCAGGCGAGGGCAGATAGCAGATATATGGGCAAAGCACGCAGAAATGTACGTGAAAATGCCGTGGCGAAACCAAAAGCGGCAAAAGGCAGTATAGACATTACTTTTTTAGTGCTGGTTTTGTTGCTTGTCACCTTTGGTTTAATCATGTTGTTTTCAGCAAGTTATGCCAACGCCTATTACCACAACGATGACAGCTTTTTCTATGTAAAAAAACAGTTGGTGTGGGTGGCGCTCGGGATTGGCGGGTTGATTGCTACCACGCTTTTCGATTACCGTTGGTTTAATAAGCTTGCAGTTCCCATTTTCATATTTTCTCTTATGTTGCTTGTAGTAGTACTGTTTATGGCGCCGAGTAACGGGGCAAGGCGGTGGATTTGGCTGCCGGCAGGCGGTAGCGTACAGCCTTCAGAGATAGCAAAGT from the Hydrogenoanaerobacterium saccharovorans genome contains:
- a CDS encoding penicillin-binding transpeptidase domain-containing protein, with the translated sequence MAVTGPSSKMKRRMMVCMAILCVVGTLGLIVRLFTLQVVDAKQYQRNAAKQQLREADISPKRGTIYDRNMKTLAKSATAWTVVLSPSDIRDKKDKDGKIVRSADELRNTIADGLSEILEVNKDKIIEKSHRNTYYEIIKTRVERPVADEVIAFASENNITCISLEEDNKRYYPYGSLASTVLGFTGSENHGAYGLEAKYDDVLSGTPGRVVSAKNAWGTDMPFKYEKMYDATDGNSIVLTIDESIQHFVEKHLETAVKEHNVQARATAIVIDVKTGEILAMATKNDFDPNSPYTIGDINIAAKLELAKSGDKEAAKALLDKVENVNKRKELEAMINSGEDFYNDLLQQMQYDQWRNKAISDPYEPGSVFKLITAASALEEGAVNPKTFSYTCKGSIQIANKRISCWKTAGHGTQDFTHIMMNSCNPGFITVGQMLGVEKFVKYRQAFGLQDKTSIDLPGEAGNVGLYHEISLMGTKLPNVYLASESFGQTFKVTPIQLITAISAVVNGGNLMQPHLVKQIIDSDGNIIKNIEPTVKRQVISAETSNTVALMAENVVTKGSGKNAYIPGYRVGGKTGTSEKLDKTNEQGAVDKRISSFLGFAPANDPQVACLLMLDEPFMHNPYGSVIAAPVVGAILSETLPYLGVEPQYTDEELAKIDIKVPDVIGKGTMDAQGSLRPIGLNYEVIGEGSTVIKQTPRAMTSVPKGSKVLLYTDTESLSKLATVPNVIGMTAQQANVALTDAGLNIKISGATEGVNTATKQSELAGAQVEPGTVINVQFISKDTSD
- the rsmH gene encoding 16S rRNA (cytosine(1402)-N(4))-methyltransferase RsmH; translated protein: MEFHHISVMLNECIEALNIKPDGIYVDGTAGGAGHSSHIAAKLTTGRLLALDKDPDAVRTATERLAEYSCAQVVQSDFAQLPQVLDSLGIDKVDGILLDLGVSSHQLDTAERGFSYLQDAKLDMRMSQSGVSAYDIVNTYSADDLARILREFGEEKFAWKIAQNIVKDREKAPVETTLQLLEIIKKSVPAAVKREGNPGKKTFQAIRIAVNGELESLSTALDTAFDRLNTGGRFAVITFHSLEDRMVKQKFAAYTKGCICPPDFPICVCGRTPKGKLTPRKPIEPTAQELEVNRRSRSARLRVIEKL
- the uvrC gene encoding excinuclease ABC subunit UvrC — encoded protein: MNNDRLPYLRNKVKKLPLDPGCYIMKDKSGTIIYIGKAKALKNRVSSYFRSVEKHTDKVYKMVESVYDFEYIVTASEFEALVLECSLIKEYTPKYNILLKDDKGYFYVKISAPPWGRITAEKQKLDDGAIYLGPYTSSFVVSQTVDETNKIFMLPTCNRKFPNEFGKGRPCLNFHIKQCMGVCRGKITEKEYQQVIDSAVEFIKNGSTQAIDKLTDEMMVASENMEFEKAAKLRDRINAINRITEHQKVIYTKADNQDIIGFAQLDKLTCAAVLKFRNQRLVDKDDYIFTDAGELKQFRGEFITNYYSSHTDRPKIVSVDGEFDDMPIIEQYLTQQAGHKVTLHIPKRSEGYQLTQMARNNAAQRLSHETERTGKEVAALDELARLLGLKSAPVYIEAYDISNIGSDTMVAGMVVFENARPKKEAYKKFSIKSQFTPDDYACMREVITRRFNRYFEEQETGRGFGKKPDLILLDGGKGHVGVIRPLLSKMGLGDIPVFGMVKDDKHKTRAIAEDGGEIAINSNRTAFTLVTKIQDEVHRFSITYSRSKHKATAFELSLTKVDGIGENRARALFKHFKTVKAMKSATCEELAEAPSMTVNTATNLYNFLHENS
- the coaD gene encoding pantetheine-phosphate adenylyltransferase, which produces MRIAVCPGSFDPVTKGHLDIIHRASKLFDKIIVVVVINPDKHPSFSAEERMDMIRRATTDIPNMEVDNFSGLLMDYVRDKGAVAIVKGLRAVTDFEYEFQMALINKKLNPQADTLFLTTATENMYLSSSIVKQIASFGGDITDFVPGVIVTEVKDRLCRSI
- the mraZ gene encoding division/cell wall cluster transcriptional repressor MraZ, with translation MLIGEYAHSLDAKGRVNFPAKMREHLGEHFILTKGLDGCLFVYAMDEWGRLEEKIKALPMSKARTLQRFLFSGAVDVELDKQGRIVIPPNLRDYAELSKEVMIIGASVRAEIWDKEKWQKSCEELTPEMVEQAMEELGF
- the rsmD gene encoding 16S rRNA (guanine(966)-N(2))-methyltransferase RsmD, which produces MGLLKGVTKMRVITGTARGRKLVTPEGLDTRPTADKVKESIFSIIQFDIPGANVLDLFAGSGQMGIEALSRGAEGATFVDSAKLSITAVKQNLDATGFIGKAKVYPMEAKTYLLSAADRYDIAFLDPPYHLGLVAAVLPGVAKLMRENSIIVCETQADEKLPESVENFTLRKTYRYGRILVHVYKNEGDVD
- a CDS encoding ATPase, coding for MNVEEILDMLDEMIDRAWNLPMTGGRCVLDADKVRDLLDDIRANMPPEISHAKKIVADRGEIIAEAKREAEAIVRRAEERAKSLVAQEEIMRQSHQRAQEMITQAQMKSREMRQVAQEFADKMLKTTEDGLAKSLMEVKSTRQALRNTKK